From Leptospira congkakensis, one genomic window encodes:
- a CDS encoding gamma carbonic anhydrase family protein — MIRSFQGHTPSIHPTAWVAPSADIMGKVSIGEESSIWFQCVLRGDVNTITIGKHVNIQDMTLVHVARDLFPVTIGDYVSIGHHATIHGCVLRDHSFVGMGAMLMDDVEIGEWSFVGAGSLVPPGKKIPPGVLIMGSPAKIIRDITDKDREIITRTANNYAKYKENYRSEGIGGTSLS; from the coding sequence GGCACCTTCTGCTGACATAATGGGCAAAGTTTCGATCGGCGAAGAGTCGTCTATTTGGTTCCAATGCGTACTCCGTGGTGACGTAAATACCATCACCATTGGCAAACATGTGAACATCCAAGACATGACTTTGGTACATGTGGCAAGAGATCTGTTTCCCGTCACCATCGGGGATTATGTATCCATCGGCCATCATGCCACCATCCATGGTTGTGTTTTGCGGGATCATAGTTTTGTGGGGATGGGAGCCATGCTTATGGATGATGTGGAGATTGGGGAATGGTCTTTTGTGGGCGCCGGTTCCCTCGTTCCTCCTGGGAAAAAAATCCCGCCAGGAGTTCTCATTATGGGTAGTCCTGCCAAAATCATCCGCGACATCACAGACAAGGATCGGGAAATCATCACCCGCACCGCAAACAACTACGCGAAGTATAAAGAAAACTATCGCAGTGAAGGCATTGGGGGCACATCCCTTTCCTAA